A region of the Pseudomonadota bacterium genome:
CTCACTCACCCCGCTAGCTAAAGAGCTTGTGCGTAAGGCTCTAGCAGCGCCACACCAATGGATCTCTTTTTTAAGCCCCTCGGCGGTCTTTGTTTTTAAAAATGTGCTTGAGCGCATGATAAAGAGCACGGAGATCCCCGAAACTATCCTTATAGCTGCACAGGGCAAGGGAACAGCAGAGGCGATACAGGCGTGCTTTGGGCGCAGGCCCGATTTTCTTCCGACCATCTTCGTTGCTGAGGAGTTCGCAAATCAGCTCGCCGATTTTATGAGCGAAGATAGCGTTGTGTTCGTCCCGCAATCCGCCGACGGCAGGGATGTATTTGGGCCTACTTTGCGCGCGCGTGGATTTACGGTCGAGAGCATCGATACATATTGCTTGGTTGATGCGCCGCTTGCTGAAGAGCTATGGGCAAAGGTGCGTAACCTGAGGGGGCTCGATCCGTACATAGTCTTTATGAGCCCCTCTGCGGTGCGTGCTACGGTGCGCCTCTTTAAAGGTGAGCGGGCCCTTCTGGAGTCCTTCAGGATCATGTCAGTTGGTCCGGTAACTAGTAAGGTAGTTACCGAGCACGCCCTGCCGCTCTTTGCCGAGGCGACTGAATACTCAGAGGATGGGGTGATTGCGGAGCTAAAGCGAGTTGTTGCTTGAGGCGGGGCGCCCAGTTCTTACGCCTCACCCAATAGTTACCTATTCCTTGAAAAAATGGCGTAGTTAGCTATAGTATAGTTACAATCTTCTAACGGAGCCCCCCATGATTGATCTTTATGACCTGCGCGAGCGACCGGACGACTATCAGAAGGCGTGCGAGGATAAGGGCATAAAATTCGATGTAAAGGCATTTCTTGTGCTCGACGCTGAGTACCGCCGTACTAGGGGCGAGGTTGAATCGATGCGCGCTGAGCAGAATGCAGTTAGCAAAGAGATTCCGAAGCTCTCCGGTAGCGAGAGGGAGGCTAAGCTCGTGCAGATGAAGGGCTTGGCTGAAAAGGTAAAGGAGGGTGGATCTCAGCTTAAGGAGCTTGAGGAGCGTTGGAGCAAGCAACAGCTCCTCCTGCCGAGCGTTCCGCTGGCACAGGTTCCGCTCGGTAAGAGTGATGCCGAGAACGTTTCACGGCGCTCTTGGGGAACTATACCGACACCAAGCTTTGAGATCAGAGATCACGTTCAACTCGGCAAAGAGCTCGACCTCTTCGATATCGAGCGAGGTGTTAAGGTTGCAGGGGCGCGCAGCTACTTTCTTAAGGGCGATGGAATGCGGCTGCAGCACGCCATGATGAGCCTCTCGCTAGATGTGCTTCATAGGGCCGGCTACACCCTGATGGACCCTCCGCATATCGTTAAGTATGAGGCCATGGTGAGCACCGGATATTTTCCTGGTGGCGAGGATATGGCTTACCATTTGGATGAACGAGATGAGGGGCTGCATCTAATCGGAACCTCTGAGGTGCCTGTGGCCTCGTACCATAGTGATGAGATCTTAAGCCTGGAGGAGCTACCAAAGCGCTATGCAGGCTACTCACCGTGCTATCGTCGTGAGGCCGGAGCGTACGGCAAAGATACACACGGACTCTACCGTGTTCACCAGTTCTATAAGGTAGAGCAGGTGATCTTTTGTAAAGCCGATCCTGATGAGAGCATGAAGTTGCACCAGGAGCTGCTCGCTAATGCAGAGCAGATTATGCAGCTTTTAGAGCTTCCATATCGGGTCGTTGATGTCTGTACCGGAGATATGGGGCAGGGGCAGGTATATAAGAACGATATCGAGGCCTGGATGCCTTCACGCAAGGGGTACGGTGAGACCCATAGCTGCTCCTCGTTCTATGAGTTTCAGGCTAGGCGCTTAAATACTCGCTATAAAGATACAAACGGCAAGAACGTGTTCTGCCACACACTTAACAATACCTGTATCGCATCGCCGAGGATCCTTATTCCGTTCCTTGAGAATCACCAGAACGAAGCTGGCACGATTTCGATTCCGAAAGCTCTGCGCCCCTACATGGGTGGGCAGGAGCTGATTACGGCTAAGCGCTAACGCTGGGGGTGGGGGTATTATATAGTGTCGCTATTTATTGAAACGTTACGTGGTGTTCGACAGGATAGAACGCCTATCTGGCTAATGCGACAAGCTGGGCGCTACCTACCTGAGTACCGCGCCCTGCGTGAGCA
Encoded here:
- a CDS encoding uroporphyrinogen-III synthase; protein product: MPTLRPTVIITRPEGTYAGADRLRDRVEQLGFRALVLPILRVEQLSLTPLAKELVRKALAAPHQWISFLSPSAVFVFKNVLERMIKSTEIPETILIAAQGKGTAEAIQACFGRRPDFLPTIFVAEEFANQLADFMSEDSVVFVPQSADGRDVFGPTLRARGFTVESIDTYCLVDAPLAEELWAKVRNLRGLDPYIVFMSPSAVRATVRLFKGERALLESFRIMSVGPVTSKVVTEHALPLFAEATEYSEDGVIAELKRVVA
- the serS gene encoding serine--tRNA ligase, which codes for MIDLYDLRERPDDYQKACEDKGIKFDVKAFLVLDAEYRRTRGEVESMRAEQNAVSKEIPKLSGSEREAKLVQMKGLAEKVKEGGSQLKELEERWSKQQLLLPSVPLAQVPLGKSDAENVSRRSWGTIPTPSFEIRDHVQLGKELDLFDIERGVKVAGARSYFLKGDGMRLQHAMMSLSLDVLHRAGYTLMDPPHIVKYEAMVSTGYFPGGEDMAYHLDERDEGLHLIGTSEVPVASYHSDEILSLEELPKRYAGYSPCYRREAGAYGKDTHGLYRVHQFYKVEQVIFCKADPDESMKLHQELLANAEQIMQLLELPYRVVDVCTGDMGQGQVYKNDIEAWMPSRKGYGETHSCSSFYEFQARRLNTRYKDTNGKNVFCHTLNNTCIASPRILIPFLENHQNEAGTISIPKALRPYMGGQELITAKR